Sequence from the Streptomyces sp. R33 genome:
GGGTGGCCGGGGCCGGCTTCAGGATGATCGGCGCGCCGACGGCGATGGCCGGGGCCACCTTGTGGGCGCACAGGTTCAGCGGGAAGTTGAACGGCGCGATGCCGAGGACCGGGCCCTTGACGAAGCGGCGGGTCAGGGCGAGACGGCCGACGCCACCGGCGTCGGTGTCGAGGCGCTGGGCCTCTCCGCCGTTGAAGCGGCGGGCCTCTTCGGCGGCGAAACGGAACACGGACACCGCACGGCCGACCTCACCGCGGGCCCACTTGATGGGCTTGCCGTTCTCGGCGGAGATCAGCTGGGCGATCTCCTCGGTGCGCTCGACGAGCCGCTTGGACACGTGGTCCAGGGCGGCGGCACGGACATGGGCGGGAGTCGCGGAGAACTCGGCCGTCACGGCGTACGCCGCGGCCACGGCCTCTTCGACCTGGGCGTCGGTGGGCACGCTGACCGTGCCGACGAGCCGGTTGTCCCACGGGGAGTGGACGTCGAAGCTGTCCTCGCCGGTGGCCTGGCGGCCGGCGAGCCAGAAGGCGTGGGTGGAAGTCATGCGAATCCCGGCCCTTCGAGTGTGTGCGGGGTCCTTGTCCCCTCCACCGTAGGACTCCGTCCGGGTTTCGGCGTTTAGCCGGGGTGGAGTGTGCAGAGCCTTGCCCACGCCGCTTTGTCAGTGTCGCCGCCCCGGTCCCGCTGCGCGGCGGCCCGGGGCTACGCCGCGGGCGAGGTGGCCTTGAGGGCGAGCCACAGCTCCATGCGGACGTCCGGGTCGTCCAGGGAGCGACCCAGGATCTCCTCCACCCGCCGCATCCGGTACCGCAGCGTGTGCCGGTGCACGCCCAGGTCGGCGGCGGCCGCGTCCCACTGCCCGTGCCGCGACAGCCACGCCTGCAGCGAAGCCACCAGATCCCCCCGCCCCTTCTCGTCGTGCTCGCGCAGCGCCCGCAGGGTGCCGTCCGCGAACGCCCGTACCGCTTCATCCGCCAGCAGCGGGAGGACCGACCCCGCCGCCAGGTCCTCGTGTTCCACCATCGGCCGCCCTCGCCGCCGGGCCACGGCCAGCGCCTGGTCGGCCTGCTTGAACGCCGCCGCCACCCCAGCAGGCACCGCGGCGGCGGACAGGCCGACCACCAGCTCGTCCGGCTCCGGACCCGTCGTCTCCCGTCCGCGCCGCGATTCCAGGGCCTCCGCGTGGTCCGCGCACGCCTGCACCGCGGAGCCCCCGTCGGCCGCCAGCACCACCAGCCGCCCCGGCTCCGGCACCACCAGCAGCGCCTCCCCCGCACGGGCCGCCGCCGACTCGACGGCGTCGGCCAGCAGTGCCAGGCCCTCCGGCTGCGCCGTCCCCGGCAGCGCCGGCTCCGCCACGATCAGCCGGAACGGCGCCTCCAGCAGCGCCCCGTACAAGTCCCCGGCCACGGCCCGGGCGTGCTCGGCCTCCCCGTCCAGCAGCATCCGCAGCACCGCCGCCCCCAGCCGGGACTCCGCGTCGTGCAGCGACCTCGAGCGCTCGGTGGTCAGGGTCAGCAGCGCCACCGCCGAGTGCACGGCGTACCGCTCGGCCGTGCCCAGCGGGGCCCCGGTGCCGACGGCGAGCGCGCCGCGGGCCCGCCGGCCCGTCCCCAGCGACTGGAGCTCGACCCGGTCCTCCGAGCCGCCCACCACCGCGCTCGCCGGCGCCGGCCGCTCCCGCAGCCGCTCCACGTCGGGGGTCAGCCGGGCGGCCCGCCGCGCGGCCCATTCCGGGGCGGCGGCGACCACCGCGCCCGAGGTGTCGTACAGGGCGGCCCAGCCGTGCACGTGCGCCGCCAGTTTCGCCAGCAGCTCGGCGGGGCCGTCGGCGGACAGCGCGGCCCGGGTCAGCTCCCGCTGGGCCTCGAATCCGGCGGTCACCGCGCGGTACTGGTCCGCGGCGAGGGCCGCGGAGACGGCCTTGCTGATCGCGAGGAACGGGGTCCTGCGCGGCACCTCCAACAGTGGCAGGTCCTCGGCCCGGGCGGCCTCGACCAGGGCCTCCGGGACCGCCTCGTAGTTCACGCCGACGGCGAAGCCGATGCCGACGACCCCGGCCGCGGCGAGGCGGCGTACGTACCGGCGCATCTCCTGCGGATCCTCGGCGTCCAGCTTCATCGCGGTGATCAGGAGCAGTTCCCCGCCCTCCATATAGGGGACGGGGTCGGCGAGCTCGCTGACGTGGGCCCAGCGGACGGGGGTGTCCAGGCGGCTCTCCCCCGCCCGGACGCTGAGCTTGAGCGCCGAGTGCTGGACGAGCGAGGCGAGGGTGAGCGGCATCGGGTACCAGGGGCCTTAGAGGAAGGAGGGGCGCGGCGCGGAATTTCGCCTTGTCGTATGAACGACTCCCCTCGATTCTGCCACCTCGTACGGGTCGGCTCAGCCCGTCGCGGCCAGCCGGACCAGCAGCGGAGCCGCCCGCTCGCCGCGGACCGAGGTCAGCGAGAGCACCGCGTACCCGGGCGGTACGGCGTGCGCCAGCTCGGAGGCCGACCACCGCTCCCGCTCCACCTGGCGCACGGTCACCGCGTCCGTGGTCACGGCCTTGCCGGTGACCAGCTTGCGGAAGGCGTGGATGGCCCGGGTCAGCGGCTGGTCGGCGAAGACGGTCCGGTGGGTGACGTCGCGCGTCTCCACCCACTCGGTGCCCCAGGCCTCGGCGAAGCGCTTGCCGTCCCAGGTGGTGACCCCGGAGAAGGCCATCCGGCAGCCGACCGCCCCGAGCAGCGGAGTGCGCAGCGCCTCCGGTACGTCGTCCAGCGTGCGCAGCGTCAGCAGTACGCCCGCGTTCGCCGAGCGCAGCCGCTGCAGGCCCCGCACGGTCTGCGGGGTCAGGGTGTGGGAGGCGTCGTCGAAGGCGAGGAACGCGAACAGCGACCGGTCGGCGCGGGCGGCGGCGGAGGCGTTGAACTGCGCGAGCAGCAGCCGGGCCAGGATCCGGGAGGCGTCGGCGTGCCCGCGCTCGGGCAGGTCGATGCGGACGCGCAGCGGGTGTTCCAGGGCGCGCAGCGAGAAGGGCCGCCCCTGTCCGGTGGTGTCGAAGAAGCCGGCGAAGGCGGGCCGGTCGAGGAGGGCCACCCGGTCCGCGAGGGCGGGTCCCGGGTCGCCCTGGGCCGCGTACTGCCGTTCGCGTGCGTCGAGTTCGCGGAGCATCACCTGCTGTCCGGCGGCTTCGAGGTCGGTACGCAGTCCGCCGAGGGCCTCGGGTACCCGGTCGAGCAGTTCGCGCAGTTCGGGCACGGCGGGGAAGCGGCCGTACGCCGCGCGGAACGGGCCGAGCAGCTGGGCGAGGGCCGTCGCGGCCCGGCGTACCTCCAGGCCGGGGACGTCGCCGACGAAGGCCTCGGCGAGCAGGGTGGCCGCCTCGTCGGCGTCGGTGGTGCCGCCGTAGAGGTCGAGGTCGTAGACGGAGTCGGGGTCGCCGACGCGGACCACGACGTCGTACGCGGTGTCCGGCCCGAGCTGGGCGCCGGCCGAGGCGACGGCGATGACGGCGGCCTGTCCGGCCAGCGCCTGGAGGGCGAGCGATTCGACGACGGGCCGCACCAGCTGCCGGGTCTTGCCCGCGCCGGACGGGCCGACGGCGAGCAGCGAGGTGCCGAGCACGGCGGGGTCGAGGGCCAGGCGCGTGCCGCGCCGGCCGTACGGGTTGCGCTCGCTGTCGTCGACCGTGCCGAGCAGCACCTGCCGGGCCAGCAGGTCGTGCCGCGCGGCCCGGACGGGCAGGTCCCGGGCCCCTGACGGGTGGACGCAGGCGCCCGCGCCCTTGTCGCGCACGGCGTCGGCGAAGGCGGTGGCCCGTGCGGGCTCGGCCCGTACGGACTCCCAGGCGCGCCGGATCCGCGCGTAGTCGACGTCGTTCATCCGCCCGGCCCCGACCTCGGCCCCGAGCCGGTCGGCGGTCTCCCCCAACCCGGCGCCCCGCACCTGGGGCCACCCCACGGGATCGTCGGGACCGCCCTCCTCGGGCCGGGCCGGGACGGCCGCCTGCACCGCCTGTACGGCTCGGCTGCGGAGCATGCGGCGGGCCAGTTCGGGCCAGCGGCCGAGCCGCCCGAAACCGACGGCCAGGATGGCGATGACCAGGCCGTACCAGATGTACGAGGCCACCACGGAGGGCAGCTTCCCGGCCCAGGAGTCGGGCGTGAACATGTAGAGCGGCCAGAGCCAGAAGCCGCCCAGGTAGCCGTTCCAGAGCAGGGACCACAGCAGCAGCCCGGCGAGCAGGGCGATCAGCGCACCGCTGATCAGCTGCCGGGTCGGGGTCCGCTCGGGCTCCTCGGCGGCGCGCGGCACGTGTCCGTACGTCCACACGCCGGGCCCGTCGGAACTGCGCGGGGTGCGCAGCCAGTCGGCGAGGGACGGGGCGGAACCGGCGGGGGCGTGGGCGGGCTTCGGCGGGAGTGAGGGTGGCGGGCCGGCGGGGCGCGGGACGTGCCCGGCGCGCGGCGGGCGCTTCTCGTCCGTGCCGTACGTGCCGTCGGTGTCCATGAAACCCCTGCCCCCTGCCCGTGCCTGCGCTGCGTCGCTCAATGTAGTTGCCCGGAGGCGGCCGTGGGCCCCGTACGAGCCCCTGTCTCCGCAGCGTCCACAAGACAGGCGGCGGGTCCTTCCTATGGCCGTCACGGACAAGGACACGCGGGCACCACTCCCGAACGGAGCATGCCGTACCCCCTCCCCCGGGCCTAGCCTGCGGACAAAGACACAAGTGCGTCCGAAAACACCCCCCCAGGAGCCCTCCATGACCGCTGTCCCGCAGGAGCGCAAGATCGTCACCGCGATCCCCGGCCCCAAGTCGCAGGAGCTGCAGGCCCGCCGTCTCGAGACGGTCGCCGGCGGCGTGGGCTCCGTGCTCCCCGTCTTCACGGCCCGCGCCGGCGGCGGCATCATCGAGGACGTCGACGGCAACCGTCTGATCGACTTCGGTTCCGGCATCGCCGTGACCTCCGTCGGCGCCTCCGCCGAGGCCGTCGTGCGCCGCGCCTCCGCGCAGCTCGCGGACTTCACGCACACCTGCTTCATGGTCACGCCGTACGAGGGCTACGTCGAGGTCTGCGAGGCGCTGGCCGAGCTGACCCCGGGTGACCACGCGAAGAAGTCGGCGCTGTTCAACTCCGGCGCCGAGGCCGTCGAGAACGCCGTCAAGATCGCCCGTGCGTACACCAAGCGCCAGGCCGTCGTCGTCTTCGACCACGGCTACCACGGCCGCACCAACCTCACGATGGCGCTGACGGCGAAGAACATGCCGTACAAGAACGGCTTCGGCCCGTTCGCCCCCGAGGTCTACCGCGTCCCGGTCGCCTACGGCTACCGCTGGCCCACCGGCGCCGAGAACTGCGGCCCCGAGGCCGCCGCCCAGGCGATCGACCAGATCACCAAGCAGATCGGCGCCGACAACGTCGCCGCGATCATCATCGAGCCGGTCCTCGGCGAGGGCGGCTTCATCGAGCCGGCCAAGGGCTTCCTGCCGGCGATCGTGAAGTTCGCCAACGAGAACGGCATCGTCTTCGTCGCCGACGAGATCCAGTCCGGCTTCTGCCGCACCGGCCAGTGGTTCGCGTGCGAGGACGAGGGCATCGTCCCGGACCTGATCACCACCGCCAAGGGCATCGCGGGCGGTCTGCCGCTCGCCGCCGTGACCGGCCGCGCCGAGATCATGGACGCCGCGCACGCGGGCGGTCTGGGCGGCACGTACGGCGGCAACCCGGTGGCCTGCGCCGGTGCGCTGGGCTCCATCGAGACCATGAAGGAGCTCGACCTCAACGCCGCGGCGAAGAAGATCGAGTCCGTCATGAAGACCCGTCTGACGGCCATGCAGGAGAAGTACGACATCATCGGCGACATCCGCGGCCGCGGCGCCATGATCGCGATCGAGCTGGTCAAGGACCCGGTGTCCAAGACCCCGTTCCCGGAGGCGGCCGGCGCGCTCGCCAAGGCCTGCCACGCCGAGGGCCTGCTCGTCCTCACCTGTGGCACCTACGGCAACGTGCTCCGTTTCCTCCCCCCGATCGTCATCGGCGAGGACCTGCTGAACGAGGGCCTGGACCTCATCGAGGCGGCGTTCGCGGCCATCGGCACGGACGTCTGAGCGACCTTCCGAACACGGGAGCCCGCCGGTACCCCCGGTAACGGGCGGACGCTGTGAAGAAGATGTGGGGGGCCGATGGCAGGAGCGCGATCCTGCTGTCGGTCCCCTTTCCGCTGCCGTACGGTTTCTGCAGATGAGTGAGACACCCCGCTCCCGGGAAACCGGGGGCGACACCAGTACCGGGCTTCCCCAGCGCCGCACTGGGCCTGCGTTCGCGCACACTCCTCACCGATCGGACGGCCGTTCGCCCCAAACCCCCCGGGGCGCTCGGCAACCCGATCCGGGCGGCCGTCCCGGAACCATCCCCCCTGTTCCGGGACGGCCGGCCATCCTCCTCCTTCTCTCCCTGCTGGGGCTCGCCCTGACGACCTGGCAGGTACTGGTCGCGGGTCCGCTGCTCACGCCGGACGAGAGCCTCAGCCGCGCCCTGGTCCGTACGGTCCCCGACTCCGTCACCGAGCGCCTCTCCGACCTCGGCAACGTCCCGGTCGCCGTGCCGGTCCTGGTGCTGGCGATGGCGTACTCCGTCCGGCGCTCCCGGGCCTGGGTCCCGGCGCTGACGGCAGGGCTGGCGATGGCCCTGGTCCCGGCCGTGATCGTGCCGCTGAAGGAGTGGACCGCCCGCCCGGGGCCCCTGGAGCCGTGGGCCGCCGGCTACTACCCCTCGGGCCACACGGCCACCTCCGCCGTCGCGTACATCGGCGCGGCCCTGCTGATCGGCCCGTACACGCGCCGCGCGTGGCCGATGGCCGCCGCGCTCGTCCTGACCGCCGCCACGGCCACCGGCCTGATCCTGCGCGGCTGGCACTGGCCCCTGGACGTACTGGCCAGCTGCTTCCTGTGCGCGCCCCTGCTGCTGGCCGTCGCCCACGCCGTACGCCGCGCTGTCAGACCCTCCGCCTAGCCTGACACCCGTTCCGTATCGGCGAGGGAGGGGTGGCGCGATGGGTGCCAGCGGGTGGGACTACGTCACGGAGTACGAGGGCAGCGTCGAGGCATCACTGAGCGCCCTTCAGGAGCGGGTGTTCGCGGAGGAGTTCGGGGAGATGGACGACTACCCGGACCTGGCCGCGCTGTGGGCCGACCACGAGTTCATGGGTACGCAGGGCACGCACACGATCCTCGACGTCGTACGGGTCGCCCCCGGCCCGGAGGAGGAGGACGGCGCCGTCCGTCCCCTCGCGGCCGACCGGCTGCTCCACCACTTCGGGACGGACCGGCCGACCGTGGCCCAGTACGAGGGGGCACTCGCACGGGCGGAGCGGGCGATGAGCCACGAGGAGTACACGGAAAGCCTGCTGGGCGAGGCGGACCTGCGGTGGAGCGGGCTGTACGTCCTGCTGTACACGGACGGGCAGCCCACCCACATCGGCTTCCACGGCTCCTCCGGGGACTAGGGGGTGTCCGGCGGCTCCCCCCTAGCCGCCGAAGTAGGCGTCGAAGTTCTTCGAGAACTCCCAGCCGCCGAAGCGGTCCCAGTTGATCGACCAGGTCATCAGGCCGCGCAGGGCGGGCCAGGTGCCGTGCGTCCGGTAGGTCCCGCAGTCGGTCTTCTTCGTCAGGCAGTCCAGCGCCTTGTTCACCTCGGCGGGCGAGGTGTGGCCGTTGCCCGCGTTGGTCGTGGCCGGGAGGCCGATCGCCACCTGCTCCGGCCGCAGCGGCGGGAAGACGCGCGCGGTGTTGCCCGCGACCGGGAAGCCGGTGAGCAGCATGTCGGTCATGGCGATGTGGAAGTCCGCCCCGCCCATGGAGTGGTACTGGTTGTCGAGGCCCATGATCGGGCCCGAGTTGTAGTCCTGGACGTGGAGCAGGGTGAGGTCGTCGCGCAGGGCGTGGATGACCGGGAGGTAGGCGCCGGCGCGCGGGTCCTGGCCGCCCCAGGGGCCGGGCCCGTAGTACTGGTGGCCGAGCTGGACGAAGAAGGTCTCCGGGGCCATGGTCAGGACGAAGTCCGGGCCGTACTTGGCCTTCAGCGTCTTGACGGCGGAGATCAGGTTGACGATCACCGGGGTGGTCGGGGCGCGGAAGTCGGTGTCGCCCGTCGCGAGCGAGAGCGAGTGGCCCTCGAAGTCGATGTCGAGCCCGTTGAGCCCGTACCCGTCGATGATCTTGCTGACGGAGGACACGAAGGTGTCGCGGGCGGCCGTGGTGGCGAGCTGGACCTGGCCGTTCTGGCCGCCGATCGAGATCAGCACCTTCTTGCCCGCGGCCTGCTTGGCCTTGATGGCGGCCTTGAACTCGGCCGCGGACTCCACGTTCGGGCACTCGCTGACGGGGCAGAGCGAGAAGCGGATGTCCCCCGAGGTCACCGACGTCGGCTCGCCGAAGGCGAGGTTGATGACGTCCCAGGAGGCCGGGACGTCGGCCATCCGGACGTAGCCGGAGCCGTTGGCGAAGCTCGCGTGCAGGTACCCGACCAGGGCGTGGGCCGGCAGTCCCGGGTCGCCCGGGTTGCCGCCGCCGCTCGTCGTGGAGGCGGAGACGGGGGCGCTCCTCGCGGACTCGCCGGCCGCGTTCACCGCGCTGACCTGGAAGGTGTACGAGGTGGACGGGGCGAGCCCGGTGACGGTCGCCGAGGTCCCGGTGACGCTCACGGGCGCGGCGCCGTCCCGGTGGAGCTTGTACGAGGTGGCGCCGGACGCGGCCGACCAGGAGAGGTTCAGGCTGCTCGAGGTGGCGCCGGAAGCGGTCAGGCCGGTGGGGGCGGCCGGGGGCTGGGGCTGGCCGGGTCCGGAGCCGCCCGGGTCGGGGCCGACGAGCGTGACGTCGTCCGTGAGGTGGGCGGGCTGGCCGTACCAGCCGTGCGTGTAGATCGTCACCGAGGTGGTGGCCGCGCCCGTACGGAACGTCGTGCTCAGCTGCTTCCAGGCGCCCGGGGTCTGCGTCCAGGTGGACACGTCGGTGGTACCGGTCCCGGCCGCGCCGAGGTAGACGTACGCGCCCTGCACCCAGGCACCGAGCGTGTACGTCGAGTCCGGCTTGACGGTGACGGTCTGGGAGCAGCGGGCGTTGTCCTGGCCGGCCGGGGTGGCCTTGAGGGCGGAACCGCCGCCGTGGACGGGGGCGGTGACGACGGCGCCGCTGCCCGCCGAGCAGCTCCAGCCGTCGAGTCCGGCTTCGAAGCCGCCGTTGCGGGCGAGGTCGGCGTCGACCGCGGCGGCGGACTGGCCCGCGGCGAGGAACCCGGCCACCGCGAGGGCGGCCGCGGTGAAGAGGGACACAGGTCTGCGCACAACTGCCTCCGGAACATGGGGGGATGGAGCCAGGCCGCCGGTGAGGCGGCAGCGGCGCCCAACCTGGTCCAGACCAATGCCCTTGTCAAGGCTTCCGGCTCTCCTCCCCCACCGCCCGCGCCGCGGCCTCGTGCATCGCGAGCTCCAGCAGCACCGGATCGGTGAGCGTCCCGCCGTCCGGGGCCACCAGCCAGCGCACCCCGCCCGTGGGCCGGCCGGGGTAGGGGACCACGATCCAGGTCCCGCGCCCGGCTCCCCGTACACCGGTGCCGATCCAGCGGGACGCCGTACCCGGGGGCACGAAGAAGCCCAGCCGCGAGTCGGCGGGGTCGGCGAGCACCGGGCCGGGCCGGTGGAGGAGCTGCGTCAGGACCTCGAGGGCGGCCTGCCCCAGCTCCCCGGGCAGGATCAGCACGTCCCAGTGCCGGCCGGCGGGCAGCAGGACGACCCCGAGGGGGTTGCGCTCCCACTCCCACCGGCAGGCGTCGGGGTCCGGCGCCACCGACACGAGCCATTCCACCGCGGTCCTGATCTCCGAGCCCTGCATCGCCCGGCCTCCGTTCTCTGGGGTGAGGTGTACTCACCGGGAGAGAGCGGGGCCGGGCCCTGCGATGACGCGGGTTTCAGCACCCCGTGGTGGTGAAACGGCTCACGGCATGAACCGCGGCGCGCGCGGGGGCGTACGGGGAGCCGTGCGGTCGTGGGCTGCGGTCAGCTGTCGAAGCCCAGGCCGAGCTTGTCCAGCGCCTTCAGCCACAGGTTGCGGCGCCCGCCGCGGGCGTCCGCCCGGGCCAGGGACCACTTGGTGAGGGTGATCCCGGTCCAGGCGAAGGGCTCCGGCGGGAACGGCATGGGCCGCGACTTCACCATCTCCAGCTCGGTCCGCTCGGTGCGGGCCCCGTCGAGCAGGTCCAGCATCACGTCGGCGCCGAAGCGGGTGGCCCCGACCCCGAGCCCGGTGTAGCCGGCCGCGTAGGCGACCCTGCCGCCGTGCGCCGTGCCGAAGAAGGCGGAGAAGCGCGAGCAGGTGTCGATGGCCCCGCCCCAGGCGTGGCTGAACTTGATGCCCTCCAGCTGCGGGAACGCGCTGAAGAAGTGCTGCGCGAGCTTCAGGTACGTCTCGGGGCGGTGGTCGTACTCGGAGTCGAGCTTGCCGCGGTAGGGGTAGATGGCGTCGTAGCCGCCCCACAGGATGCGGTTCTCCGGGGTGATGCGGAAGTAGTGGAACTGGTTGGCGCTGTCACCCAGGCCCTGGCGGTTGTTCCAGCCGATGGCCTTCAGCTGGTCGGCGGTCAGCGGCTCGGTCATCAGCGCGTAGTCGTAGACGGGCACCGTGAACGGCCGGATCCGCTTGACCAGCGAGGGGAAGATGTTGGTGCCGAGCGCCACGCGGCGGGCGAAGATCCGCCCGTACGGGGTGCGCACGGCCATCCCGGCGCCCGAGGAGGCCAGGGACAGCCCCCGGGTGTTCTCGTAGATCCGCACGCCCAGCGACAGGCAGGCCTCCTTCAGGCCCCATGCCAGCTTGGCGGGGTTGAGCATGGCGACCCCGTCGGTGTCCCACAGGCCCGCGAGGAACGTCGGCGAGTCGACCTCGGCGCGCAGCTCCTCGCGGTCCAGCCAGCGCGAGCCGCCGGCGAGGCCCAGCTTCTCGGCCTCCTCGTACAGCTCGCGCAGCTCCTCGACCTGGTGGGGCTCGGTGGCCACGTCGATCTCGCCGGTGCGCTCGAAGTCGCAGTCGATGCCGTAGCGGGCGATGGCCGCCTCGATCTCGTCGAGGTTGCGGGCGCCCAGCTCCTCCAGCTTGGCGAGCTCGCCCGGCCAGCGGGCCATGCCGTTGGCGAGGCCGTGCGTGAGGGAGGCTGCGCAGAAGCCCCCGTTGCGTCCGGAGGCGGCCCAGCCCGCCTCCTTGGACTCGATCAGGACGACGTCCCGGGCGGGGTCGCGCTCCTTGGCGATCAGCGCGGTCCACAGTCCGCTGTACCCGGCGCCGATGACGAGCAGGTCGCAGGCCTCGTCCGACGTCAGCGCCGGCTGTGCGGCGGGCTTGCCGGGGTCGTCCAGCCAGTACGAGACCGGCAGTGCTTCGGAAAGGGATTGAGCAACGCTTCGCATGGCGACTGGGGCCATGGCTTCCAACTCCCTACAGAGTTACTTGGGCTGTGCGTTCTTGCGGCGGTTCCCGACCATCTGGCCGGCGAGCACCACCAGCACCGCGATGACGAACATCGCCGTACCGATGACGTTGATCTGGACAGGCGTACCGCGCTGGGCCGATCCCCACACGAACATGGGGAAGGTGACGGTGTTGCCGGAGTTGAAGTTGGTGATGATGAAGTCGTCGAACGAGAGCGCGAACGAGAGCAGCGCGCCCGCGGCGATACCGGGTGCCGCGATCGGGAGGGTTACCCGTACGAAGGTCTGCACCGGCCCCGCGTAGAGGTCGCGGGCGGCCTCCTCCAGGCGCGGGTCCATCGACAGGACGCGTGCCTTGACGGCGGCGACGACGAAGCTGAGGCAGAACATGATGTGGGCGATCAGGATCGTCCAGAAGCCCAGCTGGATGCCCATGTTGAGGAAGAGGGCGAGCAGCGAGGCAGCCATCACGATCTCGGGCATGGCCATCGGCAGGAAGATCAGCGAGTTCACCGCACCGCGCGCCCGGAAGCGGTAGCGGACGAGCGCGAAGGCGATGGCCGTGCCGAGGACGGTGGCGCCGATGGTGGCCCACACGGCGATCTGGAGCGACAGGGACAGGGAGCCGCACAGGTCGGCGACCCCGCAGGGGTCCTTCCAGGCGTCGAGCGAGAACTCCTGCCAGGCGTAGTTGAACCGCCCGGTGGGGTTGTTGAAGGAGAAGACCGTCACGACGACGTTCGGCAGGATCAGGTAGGCGAGCGTGCCGAGTCCGAAGATGACGACGAGATTGCGCCGGAGCCAACGCATCAGACCAGGTCCTCCGTCCCCGCTCGGCGGATGTAGATGGTGACCATGATCAGCACGATGGCCATGAGGATGAAGGACAGCGCGGCGGCCGTCGGGTAATCGAGGATGCGCAGGTACTGCGACTGGATGACGTTGCCGATCATCCGGGTGTCCGTGGAGCCGAGCAGTTCGGCGTTCACGTAGTCGCCGCTCGCCGGGATGAAGGTGAGCAGGGTGCCGGAGACCACGCCCGGCATGGAGAGCGGGAAGGTCACCTTCCGGAAGGTCGTGGCGGGGCGGGCGTACAGGTCCCCGGCCGCCTCGTGGAGGCGGGTGTCGATGCGCTCCAGGGAGGTGTAGAGCGGCAGGATCATGAAGGGGAGGAAGTTGTACGTCAGACCGCAGACGACGGCGAGCGGCGTGGCGAGCACCCGCTCCCCCTCGGTCATCCCGAGCCAGCTGGTGACGTCCAGGACGTGCAGGGTGTTGAGGACGTCCACCACCGGGCCGCCGTCGGCCAGGATCGTCTTCCAGGCCAGCGTGCGGATCAGGAAGCTGGTGAAGAACGGCGCGATGACCAGCACCAGCAAAAGGTTTCTCCAGCGGCCTGCCTTGAAGGCGATCAGGTAGGCCAGCGGGTACCCGAGCAGCAGGCACAGCACGGTCGCGGTGCCGGCGTAGAGCAG
This genomic interval carries:
- a CDS encoding ATP-binding protein, whose protein sequence is MDTDGTYGTDEKRPPRAGHVPRPAGPPPSLPPKPAHAPAGSAPSLADWLRTPRSSDGPGVWTYGHVPRAAEEPERTPTRQLISGALIALLAGLLLWSLLWNGYLGGFWLWPLYMFTPDSWAGKLPSVVASYIWYGLVIAILAVGFGRLGRWPELARRMLRSRAVQAVQAAVPARPEEGGPDDPVGWPQVRGAGLGETADRLGAEVGAGRMNDVDYARIRRAWESVRAEPARATAFADAVRDKGAGACVHPSGARDLPVRAARHDLLARQVLLGTVDDSERNPYGRRGTRLALDPAVLGTSLLAVGPSGAGKTRQLVRPVVESLALQALAGQAAVIAVASAGAQLGPDTAYDVVVRVGDPDSVYDLDLYGGTTDADEAATLLAEAFVGDVPGLEVRRAATALAQLLGPFRAAYGRFPAVPELRELLDRVPEALGGLRTDLEAAGQQVMLRELDARERQYAAQGDPGPALADRVALLDRPAFAGFFDTTGQGRPFSLRALEHPLRVRIDLPERGHADASRILARLLLAQFNASAAARADRSLFAFLAFDDASHTLTPQTVRGLQRLRSANAGVLLTLRTLDDVPEALRTPLLGAVGCRMAFSGVTTWDGKRFAEAWGTEWVETRDVTHRTVFADQPLTRAIHAFRKLVTGKAVTTDAVTVRQVERERWSASELAHAVPPGYAVLSLTSVRGERAAPLLVRLAATG
- a CDS encoding chitinase codes for the protein MSLFTAAALAVAGFLAAGQSAAAVDADLARNGGFEAGLDGWSCSAGSGAVVTAPVHGGGSALKATPAGQDNARCSQTVTVKPDSTYTLGAWVQGAYVYLGAAGTGTTDVSTWTQTPGAWKQLSTTFRTGAATTSVTIYTHGWYGQPAHLTDDVTLVGPDPGGSGPGQPQPPAAPTGLTASGATSSSLNLSWSAASGATSYKLHRDGAAPVSVTGTSATVTGLAPSTSYTFQVSAVNAAGESARSAPVSASTTSGGGNPGDPGLPAHALVGYLHASFANGSGYVRMADVPASWDVINLAFGEPTSVTSGDIRFSLCPVSECPNVESAAEFKAAIKAKQAAGKKVLISIGGQNGQVQLATTAARDTFVSSVSKIIDGYGLNGLDIDFEGHSLSLATGDTDFRAPTTPVIVNLISAVKTLKAKYGPDFVLTMAPETFFVQLGHQYYGPGPWGGQDPRAGAYLPVIHALRDDLTLLHVQDYNSGPIMGLDNQYHSMGGADFHIAMTDMLLTGFPVAGNTARVFPPLRPEQVAIGLPATTNAGNGHTSPAEVNKALDCLTKKTDCGTYRTHGTWPALRGLMTWSINWDRFGGWEFSKNFDAYFGG
- a CDS encoding PucR family transcriptional regulator encodes the protein MPLTLASLVQHSALKLSVRAGESRLDTPVRWAHVSELADPVPYMEGGELLLITAMKLDAEDPQEMRRYVRRLAAAGVVGIGFAVGVNYEAVPEALVEAARAEDLPLLEVPRRTPFLAISKAVSAALAADQYRAVTAGFEAQRELTRAALSADGPAELLAKLAAHVHGWAALYDTSGAVVAAAPEWAARRAARLTPDVERLRERPAPASAVVGGSEDRVELQSLGTGRRARGALAVGTGAPLGTAERYAVHSAVALLTLTTERSRSLHDAESRLGAAVLRMLLDGEAEHARAVAGDLYGALLEAPFRLIVAEPALPGTAQPEGLALLADAVESAAARAGEALLVVPEPGRLVVLAADGGSAVQACADHAEALESRRGRETTGPEPDELVVGLSAAAVPAGVAAAFKQADQALAVARRRGRPMVEHEDLAAGSVLPLLADEAVRAFADGTLRALREHDEKGRGDLVASLQAWLSRHGQWDAAAADLGVHRHTLRYRMRRVEEILGRSLDDPDVRMELWLALKATSPAA
- the gabT gene encoding 4-aminobutyrate--2-oxoglutarate transaminase; the encoded protein is MTAVPQERKIVTAIPGPKSQELQARRLETVAGGVGSVLPVFTARAGGGIIEDVDGNRLIDFGSGIAVTSVGASAEAVVRRASAQLADFTHTCFMVTPYEGYVEVCEALAELTPGDHAKKSALFNSGAEAVENAVKIARAYTKRQAVVVFDHGYHGRTNLTMALTAKNMPYKNGFGPFAPEVYRVPVAYGYRWPTGAENCGPEAAAQAIDQITKQIGADNVAAIIIEPVLGEGGFIEPAKGFLPAIVKFANENGIVFVADEIQSGFCRTGQWFACEDEGIVPDLITTAKGIAGGLPLAAVTGRAEIMDAAHAGGLGGTYGGNPVACAGALGSIETMKELDLNAAAKKIESVMKTRLTAMQEKYDIIGDIRGRGAMIAIELVKDPVSKTPFPEAAGALAKACHAEGLLVLTCGTYGNVLRFLPPIVIGEDLLNEGLDLIEAAFAAIGTDV
- a CDS encoding phosphatase PAP2 family protein, with product MSETPRSRETGGDTSTGLPQRRTGPAFAHTPHRSDGRSPQTPRGARQPDPGGRPGTIPPVPGRPAILLLLSLLGLALTTWQVLVAGPLLTPDESLSRALVRTVPDSVTERLSDLGNVPVAVPVLVLAMAYSVRRSRAWVPALTAGLAMALVPAVIVPLKEWTARPGPLEPWAAGYYPSGHTATSAVAYIGAALLIGPYTRRAWPMAAALVLTAATATGLILRGWHWPLDVLASCFLCAPLLLAVAHAVRRAVRPSA